In Vagococcus luciliae, one genomic interval encodes:
- a CDS encoding hydroxymethylglutaryl-CoA synthase — MVGIDKINFYTPNTYIKLEELANYRGVDPDKFTIGIGQSKMSVPPISQDTVSMAANAAYPLLTKNDLNNIDLIVVGTETGVDESKSVASFIHQLLDIHPFAKSVDLKQACYGATAGLMMAVDFVRLHPDKKALVIGSDISRYGLNSSGEVTQGAGAIAMIISSSPSILEIEEVSVSMTKSIFDFWRPNYSKTAIVDGKFSNEAYISFFSELWHEYKNRTARSFEDFSAFCFHLPYTKMGKKALMPLLDAEAPNNKDLLLEHYQLSTTYSRDIGNIYTGSLYLSLMSLLESTLSSLKENQRIGFFSYGSGAVAEIFSGKLVPGFKDALLTKQHDTLLNDRISLSIDSYTDMFNDELAIDSEGNHLFKQDKTDNGVFFFKGVENHQRLYGKNKE, encoded by the coding sequence ATGGTTGGTATAGATAAAATAAATTTTTACACCCCAAACACATATATTAAATTAGAAGAACTAGCAAATTATCGTGGGGTAGATCCTGATAAATTTACTATAGGCATTGGACAATCAAAAATGTCTGTTCCTCCTATAAGTCAAGATACAGTCAGCATGGCTGCAAATGCCGCCTATCCTCTACTTACGAAAAATGATTTAAATAACATAGATTTAATTGTTGTTGGAACTGAAACAGGTGTCGATGAATCAAAATCAGTTGCTTCATTTATTCATCAACTGCTAGACATCCATCCTTTTGCAAAATCAGTTGATTTAAAACAGGCTTGCTATGGTGCGACAGCTGGTTTAATGATGGCTGTTGATTTTGTTAGACTACATCCTGATAAAAAAGCATTAGTAATCGGATCAGATATTTCAAGATATGGACTAAATAGTTCTGGCGAAGTTACACAAGGAGCTGGTGCTATTGCAATGATTATCAGCTCTTCACCTAGTATTTTAGAAATTGAGGAAGTATCCGTTTCTATGACAAAAAGTATTTTTGATTTTTGGCGACCAAATTATTCTAAAACAGCAATCGTCGATGGTAAATTTTCAAATGAAGCCTACATTTCTTTTTTCAGTGAGCTATGGCATGAATACAAGAATCGTACCGCTCGGTCATTTGAAGATTTTTCTGCGTTTTGTTTTCATTTACCTTATACAAAAATGGGTAAAAAAGCACTTATGCCCTTGCTTGATGCAGAAGCACCTAACAATAAAGACTTACTGTTAGAACATTACCAACTTAGCACTACCTACTCTCGTGATATTGGAAATATTTATACTGGTTCTCTTTATCTAAGCCTAATGTCTTTACTAGAATCAACTTTATCATCACTTAAAGAAAATCAGCGTATTGGTTTCTTTAGTTATGGTAGTGGTGCTGTCGCTGAAATTTTTTCTGGTAAACTTGTTCCAGGTTTCAAAGATGCTCTGTTAACCAAACAACATGACACACTATTAAATGATAGAATTTCTTTATCTATTGATAGCTATACAGACATGTTTAATGATGAGTTAGCCATTGATTCTGAAGGAAACCATTTATTTAAACAAGACAAAACAGATAATGGCGTTTTCTTCTTTAAAGGTGTTGAAAATCATCAGCGTTTATATGGGAAAAATAAAGAATAA
- a CDS encoding 50S ribosomal protein L25/general stress protein Ctc — protein MSVVLKVEERATRPRSIRRKLREEGRVPGAVNGNGIQNLSISVDARQLEKDIRENGLNAVYVLDLNGKKISTLLHTYELDTFTKSWIHVEFLAVDMSQETEVEAELSLVGTPKGVKAGGVLEQNLYSVIVSATPDKLPERVEVNIEDLEIGDSLVVADIPKHDEFTIITDAEEQICAVVEMAAPVEDEANDIAAEPELVNAKPEEA, from the coding sequence ATGTCAGTAGTGTTAAAAGTAGAAGAAAGAGCAACTAGACCAAGATCTATCAGAAGAAAACTTAGAGAAGAAGGTCGTGTACCCGGTGCTGTGAATGGTAACGGAATACAAAATCTATCAATTTCTGTTGATGCACGTCAACTTGAAAAAGATATTCGTGAAAATGGATTAAATGCCGTTTATGTATTAGATTTAAACGGTAAAAAAATAAGTACATTATTACACACTTACGAATTAGATACATTTACTAAATCATGGATTCATGTAGAATTCTTAGCAGTAGATATGTCTCAAGAAACTGAAGTTGAAGCAGAATTATCACTTGTTGGTACTCCTAAAGGGGTTAAAGCTGGTGGTGTTCTTGAACAAAACTTATACAGTGTTATTGTATCAGCTACTCCAGATAAATTACCAGAACGTGTTGAAGTAAACATTGAAGATTTAGAAATTGGAGATTCTTTAGTAGTTGCTGATATTCCTAAACATGATGAGTTTACAATCATTACAGATGCAGAAGAACAAATTTGTGCCGTAGTTGAAATGGCTGCTCCTGTTGAAGATGAAGCTAACGATATTGCTGCAGAACCTGAATTAGTTAATGCTAAACCTGAAGAAGCTTAA